The genomic interval TTCGCTCCGGTTTTGCTTTTCAGCGGCTGCAATACAATCTATTTCGGTTAACAAATAATCCGGCAGGCTGATCATGATACGCTTTACTTGTGCCACCTGCAACAACCCCCAGTATACACAGTTTATATAAAACAAATATAGATTATTATATACACAGATAGCCACCTTATGTCAACACATTCCTTATTTTTCATCCTTTGCTGCGTAAGGTTGTCTTGAAAGAGCAATTTTTCCGGTACGTACCATTTCAACAATACCCTGGTGTTCCAGCACATGGGTAAATGCGCTTATCTTTTGTTCATCACCAATAATTTGGATTACCATGGTTTCTTTGCCCACGTCCACTATATTGGCGCGGAAAATTTCTACTATATCCACTATATCCCGGCGTCTTTCAGGATTAGCCTGGACCTTTATCAAAGCTAGTTCCCTTTCTATGGATTCGCGGTCCTCCAATTTGGTGATTTTGATAACGTCCACCAGTTTGGAAAGTTGATGAATAACTTGCTTCAACTCCCGCTCATCCCCGTTAACTACAATGGTTATTCTAGTAACATCGGGTTCTTCGGTATAGCCGGCAGCGATACTTTCAATATTAAATACACGCCTGCTTAATAACCCTGCAATACGAGCTAAAACACCTGGTTTATTAACAACGAGCACTGCCAGAGTATGTGTCATAAAAAAACCCCTCCATCTCTTAGTCAATTGGATTGTCATAAAATCCAAGTTTTAAGATTTTATCTGTACGGCACAGAAATGAAAAACTTTGGTTTATGTTGCAATAGTTATAGATATTTTAACACATATAGAAAGCCCGCCCAAATATTAATTTGCCAAAAGAAAAAGATTCACAAAACAGGTTGATTCAAGAACCACCTGCTCTATGAATCTTTGATATACCGCTTTGACTTAAAACTTGGTAAGATATTGTGCCAGTTCCCAGGGATGCACCTGTAACCGGTAGTTGTCCCATTCAATGTGCTTTGCTTCCATGAATCGCTTCATTACATGCGGTCCAAGGGCATCTGCTATCACCGTGTCGATGGACAGCTCATGAAGAGCGTCCTTTAGACTTTCCGGTAGTACTGCAATACCAAGCTCATTACGTTCAAGCGGAGTGAGCTCGTATATATTACGATCACAGGGAGTAGGCGGAGTGATCTTATTTTTTATACCATCAAGCCCGGCCTTCAGGCACACCGCCAGAGCCAGGTACGGGTTGCAGGACGGGTCGGGACTACGTAGCTCTATGCGTGTGGACTGATCCCGCTTGGCAGGGACCCTGATCAACGGACTGCGGTTGCGATAGGACCAAGCTATATATACCGGTGCCTCATAGCCCGATACCAACCTTTTGTAAGAATTTATCGTAGGGTTGGTAATGGCCGTTATGGCGGGAGCATGTTTTATTAATCCCCCTATGTAATAAAGGCATTCCTGACTGAGTTGGTTTGGTTGGTTGGGATCATAAAAGGCATTGGTGCCGTCTTTTACCAGTGACTGGTTTAAATGCATACCTGACCCGGCAATGCCAAAGACCGGTTTGGGCATGAAAGTGGCATGCAGTCCGTGCCGCTGGGCTATTGTACGCACCACAAACTTAAAAGTAACTATTTTATCAGCGATGTCCAGTGCATCGGAATACTTAAAATCAATTTCATGCTGGCCCGGTGCCACTTCGTGGTGAGAGGCCTCAATCTCAAAACCCATCTCCTGTAGAGTAAGTACCATATCCCGGCGGGCGTTTTCACCCAAATCCACCGGGGTCATATCGAAATAACCCGCACGGTCATGGGTAACGGTGGTGGGCTTTCCTTCCTCATCCACATGGAACAGGAAAAATTCCGCCTCAGGACCAACATTCATTGAATAGCCCATTTCCTCGGCCTCGGCGATGGCCCGGCGCAAAACATAACGAGGATCGCCGATAAAGGGTGTACCGTCGGCATTGTAAATATCACATATCAGCCTGGCTACCGCACCGTCCCTTGGTCTCCACGGAAAAACCACGAATGTTGACGGATCGGGATGCAGGTACATATCGGACTCTTCTATGCGCACAAATCCTTCAATTGAAGAACCGTCAAACATAAGCTCATTATTTAAGGCTTTTTCCAATTGCTCTACAGTTATGGAAACATTTTTCAGGACACCAAAAATATCAGTAAACTGCAATCGTACAAATTTAACACCGTATTCGCTGGCCATTGTGCGCACATCGTCACTGGTAAGTACAGGCACTGTTTGTCACACCTCTCCTTATTAGGTAGGAGGAACAATGGCTATCCTCAGCCAATTTTATAAAAAAAAGCCCACACCGGCAGAATTTGAAAACAGACTGCCATGTGGGCCTCGTTGCCCCATATTTATGATACGCCATTGTATCCTTTATTATTTTATTTTTCCTAATAAATAATGTAGCTAAATTTCTACCCTATAGTAGTATAGCATAAGTATGACAAAAAGCCAGCATTTTTTATTGTTTATTTAATGAATAGGCCATAATTACCGCTTCAGCCACCAGCCTTATGCTCACCCGCTTGTTCATACTCTGGCGTTGCATACGTTTAAAGGCTTCGGCTTCAGTCAAACCCTGGGTTTCCATTAAAATACCTTTTGCTCTCTCTAAGATTTTCCTGGTTTCCAATGTTTCCTGCAAATCCTTGATTTTTTTTTCCAATGCGGTAATTTCCTGATAATTAGACAGAGCCAACTCCACCGCCGGTAACAGTGATGATTCCTCCAACGGCTTGATTAGCAGTGCAAAAACTCTAGCTTCCTTGGCCTTTTCCAGTACCCCTTGTTGTCCCGAGGTACTGGTGGCAATCACCGGGGCCAATTTGTCCTCATGGACTATTTTAGCCACCTGTAGACCGTCTATGCCGCCCGGTAGAGCGGCATCTATAATCAGCAGGTCCGGCTCTCTTGTACGCACCAGTTTTATTGCACTCAGACCGTCACCGGCCTCTCCAACTACCCAGTGGCCGTACTTGGTGAGCATTGCCTTGACGTTTTTACGCCAAACGCTATCGGCATCTATTAATATAACCCTGTTTTCACCCATAAGAGGCCGCCCCCTGTATAGCAAAATAAAAATGCCCGTGCAGGTAATATTATATACTGCACAGGGCAATCATTGCCAGTTCGTGGACACGTCGTTGTATCCGTTTGACTGTTCTTTTCAATATAAATTATATCAATGCGTTTGGGTAAATCAATGTTTTTTTGTTTCATGATGTAAAAACTTTAGTAAAAGCCAAGTTTCGCAATAATTAAAATCTATCTCTAAGAATTTATTATCACGTTTATACGATTACACGACACCCTGTGCCATCATGGCATCAGCAACTTTGAGGAACCCGGCAATGTTTGCTCCGGCAACCAAATTGCCTTCCATGCCGAATTCTTTAGCGGTCGCATTGATATTGTTGTATATGCCGCTCATAATATTTTTAAGCTTAGCATCAACTTCTTCAAAGGTCCAGGAATATCTCATGCTGTTCTGGGACATCTCCAGGGCTGAACATGCCACACCGCCCGCGTTTGCAGCTTTGGCAGGGACATAAATTATTTTGCTGGCTAGAAATACACCGGTAGCCTCGGGAGTCGAAGGCATGTTAGCGCCTTCACCAACTGCGAAGGTGCCATTCTTGACAAGGGTTTTTGCAGCTTCGCCGTTCAATTCATTTTGTGTAGCACAAGGAAGTGCGATATCACACGGAATGGTCCAAATTCCCTGGCAGCCTTCATGATATTCGGCTTCCGGGTGCTCCTTGACATATTCTCTGATACGTTTGCGCTCAACTTCCTTCAAACGCTTCACAGTGGCGAGTTTAATACCGTCCTTGTCGTACACAAAACCGTTTGAATCACTAAGGGCAACAACTTTGGCGCCTAGTTGCTGTGCCTTTTCGGTGGCATATATTGCAACGTTACCGGAACCTGAAATAACTACAGTTGCTCCTTCAAAGGACCTGCCTTTGGTTTGGAGAGCCTCTTCCATTATGTAGACCAAGCCATAACCGGTAGCCTCTGTCCGGGCGAGGCTACCGCCATAGGTCAGGCCTTTTCCGGTCAGGACACCTTCGTACAAACCGGTAAGCTTCTTGTACTGCCCATACATGTAGCCTACTTCACGACCGCCCACTCCAATATCACCGGCGGGGACGTCAGTGTCAGCACCGATATAGCGATAAAGCTCGTTCATGAAGCTTTGGCAGAACCTCATTACCTCACCATCGGATTTTCCTTTCGGGTCAAAATCGCTGCCGCCTTTACCGCCGCCGATGGGAAGCCCGGTTAAAGAGTTTTTGAATATTTGCTCGAAGCCCAGGAATTTAATGATGCCGATGTAAACGGACGGGTGGAAACGAATCCCACCTTTATAGGGTCCAATGGCACTATTGAATTGAACCCGGAAGCCACGGTTGACTTGCACTTTTCCCTGATCATCCACCCAGGGTACACGAAAAAGGATTTGCCTTTCCGGTTCAATAATTCTTTCCAGAATTCCAGCCCTCTCATACTCCGGGCGTTGAACTAATACTGGTTCTAGGGAATCTAATACTTCTTTCACAGCCTGGTGAAATTCAACTTCACCGGGATTGCGCTTGATTGCCTGTTCGAGGACATTTTGTACATAGGACATGCTAAATAAACCTCCTAAACGTTTTGCTGGTACTGGTGCTGTGCTCATCCATTCCATGATTTATGGGTGGTATTTACATCCAAAGCCGGAATGTTCAATTTCGAGGCAACAAATTTATGAATCTAATATACCCACGGCTTAATTGTAATAACTCATTACTGAATAATCCCTTAAGATTGAGTATTACGCCGCCCTTGTCGCCGTCGTAAATTAACACGCGGTTATCATGAATGCTATTCCACCATTCAACCAGTTAAAATCTAAAAATAGATTATAATGGCAATTTATTATTTTATTTCGGAATGGCATTTCAAAAAAACATTTTTTTATCGTGAAATATATTATCACAATGCAAAAGAAAAGAAAAGTTTTTTAGCTTAACTTGAAGGATGGTATACATAATACTTAACCGCAACCTTGAATATTTCAAAAGCTTTAGTTCCTTGACAACCCCTTCGTGTTTTGTATACAATCTTTAAAGGTTAGAAGGTATTATTTTATCAAGTATTATTTGGGTAAGGAGATACGATTTAAATGGCTAAACAAAATACTAACGGAGATGATACCAAAACAGTTCAAGCAGTGGAAAGAGCTTTATTTATATTGGAAACTCTGGCCGAGGCGGGTGTTCCAATTACTATTACCGAAATAGCTCAAAGGACAAACCTTACCCTGGGAACCAGCCACCGGCTTTTATACACCATGATGCAGAGAGGCTTTGTGGAACAAGATACCGAAAACAGCAAATACCGGTTGGGGATAAAGGCATTTCAAATAGGCAGCGCGGCAACCTATTTCAAAGATTTGCGCTCTGTGGCCCGCCCGGTCATGGAAGATTTGCAGCAAAGGTATAATGAAACTGTTAACTTGGCCACTCTGGATGGATCCGAAGTGGTATATGTAGACCAGGTAGAATCTACCAATATAGTGGTCGTCAGGATGTTTGCCCGCACAGGCAATCGCGGTCCTGCCCATTGCACGGGATCAGGAAAAGTCTTACTATCAAGTTTACCCCAGGACAAGCTAAAAGATATGGTATACAACATGGCATTAAGGAAATTCACCAATGAAACCATAACTGATCCTGAACTGCTTTTAAAAGAGCTTAACCGGGTTAAACAGGATGGATATGCCCTGGACCTTGGGGAACGAGACGAGGGAGTACGGTGCGTGGCGGCACCAATTTACAATTTTAAAGGCCAGGTTGTAGCGGCTCTGAGCATTTCAGGGCCTAATATTCGTATAACTACGGCGTTTATCAAGAATGAGTTGGTTGATGCTGTAAAGAACGCCGCCAAAACAATATCCATTCAGTTGGGCTATGACGGGAATTAACGGCGTCTGAATAAAAAGTAATGATACTGTAATTGGTTAATGGATAGTAAAGATTATTTTGCTTAATTTAGTAAAAAGAGAGCATGGTGCCTATTTATAGGCTTTAGCTCTCTTTTTTTAGTTTACTTTCTTTCTACAATAAAAGCAAAAGCCTATATTAATTCTTATCCATTTTTATTTTTTTGCTAATTTATCTTTTCCCCATTATTAATACATGTCAATACATGTCCATTGCACACATTATTTAATCGGGCATTATTAAATTTTACCTGGAACATAATCAAGCATTACCATCCCTTACCGCTCCACTACGCCCTTTCACTTAAATAGTTTTCCACCATGTGAAATTCAATATCATTAATTTTTGTTTTTATTACCGCTACATGTTAAATGCTTTCCACAATATGAAATAACACAGCTTTACATGCTGTATGCAATATTCAAGTATTATTGCGGTTTTTGAGCTTTAAGTTTTTCATATGGTGAAAGTTGTTTCTATTGACTAATTAACCGTCAGGGTCTAAAATGTCTTAAGAAACGTGAAATATAATTTCACAACGTGGAAATGTACAGCGATGTACACCAATAGACATAGGAGGTCTGATTATTAATGGGTTATAGTAACGGGATCAATGCCAGTGCAGCGACACTCACCAAAAACAGAACACCGGGTAATGTTTGTTCCTCCAGTGGCTTGTGCGCAACCTGCCTAGACGGCTGCCCCGGCCTTTGCGAAGTAGGCAAATCAGCATACCGGGGACGTGAACTCATTTATCCGCAGCCATTTGGCTGTACAACCAGCGCTTCCCAAAAGGATTACCCGGTTGATTTATCCCACTTGAACATTATGGGCACAGCTGTTGGTGCATATGGCATCGAAGCAGATAGCGATAAAGCTACCTTTCCGGCAGTCAATCTGGAAACGGAAATCGGCTCTACAAATACTATTAAACTTAAACTGCCCATTGTAATACCCGGCCTTGGTTCCACTCAGGTGGCCAAAGACAACTGGGAAGGCTTGGCCATTGGCGCAGCCATATCAGGTATTGTCCTGACCATTGGTGAAAATGTCTGTGGTATGGACCCCGATGGGGAAATAAAAAATGGCCGCGTGGTTAAATCCCCTGACATGGAACGCCGGGTAAAGCTGTTTAGAGAATGGTATAACGGATACGGTGCCATTGTGGTGCAGTTTAACGTTGAAGATACACGCCTTGGGGTAGCCGAGTATGTGATAAACGACCTGGGCGTAGAAGCTGTGGAAATCAAGTGGGGCCAGGGTGCCAAAGATATTGGCGGTGAAGTTAAGCTTCCCTCTCTGGAAAGAGCCCGGCAACTCAAATCCCGCGGCTATATTGTATATCCGGATCCGGAAAACCCTGATGTACAACAAGGCTATGCACAGGGGACAGTAAAAGAATTTGAACGTCATTCTAGAATTGGCATGGTTGATGAGGAATCATTTATGACCCGGGTATCTGAATTGCGCGGCCTGGGGGCCAAACACGTTATGCTGAAAACCGGTGCTTATCGCCCGGCGGACCTGGCCCGGGCCGTTAAATTCGCTTCGCTGGCTAAAATAGATCTTTTGACCGTTGATGGTGCCGGTGGCGGTACAGGTATGAGCCCGTGGAGGATGA from Desulfallas thermosapovorans DSM 6562 carries:
- the ilvN gene encoding acetolactate synthase small subunit, whose translation is MTHTLAVLVVNKPGVLARIAGLLSRRVFNIESIAAGYTEEPDVTRITIVVNGDERELKQVIHQLSKLVDVIKITKLEDRESIERELALIKVQANPERRRDIVDIVEIFRANIVDVGKETMVIQIIGDEQKISAFTHVLEHQGIVEMVRTGKIALSRQPYAAKDEK
- the glnA gene encoding type I glutamate--ammonia ligase, giving the protein MPVLTSDDVRTMASEYGVKFVRLQFTDIFGVLKNVSITVEQLEKALNNELMFDGSSIEGFVRIEESDMYLHPDPSTFVVFPWRPRDGAVARLICDIYNADGTPFIGDPRYVLRRAIAEAEEMGYSMNVGPEAEFFLFHVDEEGKPTTVTHDRAGYFDMTPVDLGENARRDMVLTLQEMGFEIEASHHEVAPGQHEIDFKYSDALDIADKIVTFKFVVRTIAQRHGLHATFMPKPVFGIAGSGMHLNQSLVKDGTNAFYDPNQPNQLSQECLYYIGGLIKHAPAITAITNPTINSYKRLVSGYEAPVYIAWSYRNRSPLIRVPAKRDQSTRIELRSPDPSCNPYLALAVCLKAGLDGIKNKITPPTPCDRNIYELTPLERNELGIAVLPESLKDALHELSIDTVIADALGPHVMKRFMEAKHIEWDNYRLQVHPWELAQYLTKF
- a CDS encoding ANTAR domain-containing response regulator; this translates as MGENRVILIDADSVWRKNVKAMLTKYGHWVVGEAGDGLSAIKLVRTREPDLLIIDAALPGGIDGLQVAKIVHEDKLAPVIATSTSGQQGVLEKAKEARVFALLIKPLEESSLLPAVELALSNYQEITALEKKIKDLQETLETRKILERAKGILMETQGLTEAEAFKRMQRQSMNKRVSIRLVAEAVIMAYSLNKQ
- the gdhA gene encoding NADP-specific glutamate dehydrogenase; the protein is MSYVQNVLEQAIKRNPGEVEFHQAVKEVLDSLEPVLVQRPEYERAGILERIIEPERQILFRVPWVDDQGKVQVNRGFRVQFNSAIGPYKGGIRFHPSVYIGIIKFLGFEQIFKNSLTGLPIGGGKGGSDFDPKGKSDGEVMRFCQSFMNELYRYIGADTDVPAGDIGVGGREVGYMYGQYKKLTGLYEGVLTGKGLTYGGSLARTEATGYGLVYIMEEALQTKGRSFEGATVVISGSGNVAIYATEKAQQLGAKVVALSDSNGFVYDKDGIKLATVKRLKEVERKRIREYVKEHPEAEYHEGCQGIWTIPCDIALPCATQNELNGEAAKTLVKNGTFAVGEGANMPSTPEATGVFLASKIIYVPAKAANAGGVACSALEMSQNSMRYSWTFEEVDAKLKNIMSGIYNNINATAKEFGMEGNLVAGANIAGFLKVADAMMAQGVV
- a CDS encoding IclR family transcriptional regulator — encoded protein: MAKQNTNGDDTKTVQAVERALFILETLAEAGVPITITEIAQRTNLTLGTSHRLLYTMMQRGFVEQDTENSKYRLGIKAFQIGSAATYFKDLRSVARPVMEDLQQRYNETVNLATLDGSEVVYVDQVESTNIVVVRMFARTGNRGPAHCTGSGKVLLSSLPQDKLKDMVYNMALRKFTNETITDPELLLKELNRVKQDGYALDLGERDEGVRCVAAPIYNFKGQVVAALSISGPNIRITTAFIKNELVDAVKNAAKTISIQLGYDGN
- a CDS encoding FMN-binding glutamate synthase family protein, with translation MGYSNGINASAATLTKNRTPGNVCSSSGLCATCLDGCPGLCEVGKSAYRGRELIYPQPFGCTTSASQKDYPVDLSHLNIMGTAVGAYGIEADSDKATFPAVNLETEIGSTNTIKLKLPIVIPGLGSTQVAKDNWEGLAIGAAISGIVLTIGENVCGMDPDGEIKNGRVVKSPDMERRVKLFREWYNGYGAIVVQFNVEDTRLGVAEYVINDLGVEAVEIKWGQGAKDIGGEVKLPSLERARQLKSRGYIVYPDPENPDVQQGYAQGTVKEFERHSRIGMVDEESFMTRVSELRGLGAKHVMLKTGAYRPADLARAVKFASLAKIDLLTVDGAGGGTGMSPWRMMNEWGVPTVYLESLLYQYMERIKAKGMYVPKVAVAGGFSLEDHMYKGLALAAPYVKAIGMARAPLAAAMVGKTIGSYIKEGKVPADITKRYGNTVEQIFTASTTLKQQYGEDVARIPTSAMGVYNYFDRLAVGLQQLMCGARKFSIDYITRDDLASITREAAQVTGIPYIMDLDAEEVEKILG